From a region of the Phaseolus vulgaris cultivar G19833 chromosome 6, P. vulgaris v2.0, whole genome shotgun sequence genome:
- the LOC137831538 gene encoding uncharacterized protein isoform X1, whose translation MVSRIHKRTAMYRNLQLLRSIRYSHSPPKSPVLLDLSNCIQGLKQKLQELNQLTARKIADYDPMPKLEVEMQEEGFVIKVLSERSCQGLLVFILEAFEELGLDVLQARVSCADSFSLEALGNKEKNEDTGALDAEVVEQVVSKAIQNWREVSEI comes from the exons atggTTTCAAGGATTCACAAGAGAACAGCCATGTACAGGAACCTACAGCTGCTTCGTTCAATCAGATACTCCCACTCG CCACCTAAATCCCCAGTGTTATTGGATTTGTCAAATTGCATACAAGGTTTAAAGCAAAAGCTGCAAGAATTGAACCAATTAACGGCACGAAAAATCGCTGACTATGATCCAATGCCTAAG CTTGAAGTTGAAATGCAAGAAGAGGGTTTTGTGATAAAGGTGCTTAGTGAAAGGAGTTGCCAAGGGTTGCTGGTGTTTATATTAGAAGCCTTTGAAGAGCTGGGTCTTGATGTGCTCCAGGCTAGGGTTTCTTGTGCAGACAGCTTCAGTTTAGAAGCTTTAGGAAACAAA GAGAAGAATGAAGATACTGGTGCTTTGGATGCAGAAGTAGTTGAACAAGTAGTGTCTAAAGCTATTCAAAACTGGAGGGAAGTTTCAGAGATATGA
- the LOC137831538 gene encoding uncharacterized protein isoform X2, which translates to MQPPKSPVLLDLSNCIQGLKQKLQELNQLTARKIADYDPMPKLEVEMQEEGFVIKVLSERSCQGLLVFILEAFEELGLDVLQARVSCADSFSLEALGNKEKNEDTGALDAEVVEQVVSKAIQNWREVSEI; encoded by the exons ATGCAGCCACCTAAATCCCCAGTGTTATTGGATTTGTCAAATTGCATACAAGGTTTAAAGCAAAAGCTGCAAGAATTGAACCAATTAACGGCACGAAAAATCGCTGACTATGATCCAATGCCTAAG CTTGAAGTTGAAATGCAAGAAGAGGGTTTTGTGATAAAGGTGCTTAGTGAAAGGAGTTGCCAAGGGTTGCTGGTGTTTATATTAGAAGCCTTTGAAGAGCTGGGTCTTGATGTGCTCCAGGCTAGGGTTTCTTGTGCAGACAGCTTCAGTTTAGAAGCTTTAGGAAACAAA GAGAAGAATGAAGATACTGGTGCTTTGGATGCAGAAGTAGTTGAACAAGTAGTGTCTAAAGCTATTCAAAACTGGAGGGAAGTTTCAGAGATATGA